The following coding sequences lie in one Meles meles chromosome X, mMelMel3.1 paternal haplotype, whole genome shotgun sequence genomic window:
- the LOC123935210 gene encoding melanoma-associated antigen B2-like, whose translation MPRGQKSKLRAREKRRRNRGETQGLTSAQATTGEEEKTTPSSSPVSGNAPSGAPAPGTSQEPQEGLATASAAAHVSRPRSNAAAKRQVKERKNSFQASTSIESVHRDPLTKKVGMLVQFLLYKYKLKEPIRKADMLKIIHKRYREHFPEILRKASERMELVFGLELKEVKPGGHSYTLVSSLDLTTDGSVSNAWGFPKHGLLMPLLGVIFLNGNRTSEEEIWEFLNILGIHDGRRHFIFGEPRKLITQDLVQEKYLEYQQVANSDPPRYEFLWGPRAHAETSKMRVLEFLAKIHDTVPSAFPPHYEEALRDEEERARARATAGAASTTQAGARSQAKSGLSSPP comes from the coding sequence ATGCCTCGTGGTCAGAAGAGTAAGCTCCGTGCTCGTGAGAAACGCCGCCGTAACAGAGGTGAGACCCAAGGTCTTACAAGTGCTCAGGCCACcacaggagaggaggaaaagaccactccttcctcctctcctgttTCTGGGAATGCTCCTTCAGGCGCCCCTGCTCCTGGCACTTCTCAGGAGCCTCAGGAAGGCTTGGCGACCGCCAGTGCTGCTGCGCATGTTTCACGCCCAAGATCTAATGCAGCTGCCAAACGCCAggttaaggaaaggaaaaattcctTCCAAGCCTCAACTTCCATTGAGAGTGTTCACAGAGATCCTCTAACCAAGAAGGTGGGGATGCTGGTGCAGTTCCTGCTGTATAAGTATAAATTGAAGGAGCCCATTAGAAAGGCAGACATGCTGAAGATCATCCACAAAAGGTACAGGGAGCACTTCCCTGAGATCCTCAGGAAAGCTTCTGAGCGCATGGAGCTGGTCTTTGGCCTGGAATTAAAGGAAGTCAAGCCTGGCGGTCACTCGTATACCCTGGTCAGCAGCCTAGACCTCACCACTGATGGCAGTGTGAGCAATGCCTGGGGCTTTCCTAAGCATGGGCTTCTCATGCCTCTCTTGGGTGTGATCTTCTTGAATGGCAACCGCACCTCTGAGGAGGAAATCTGGGAATTCCTGAATATTTTGGGCATCCATGATGGAAGGAGGCATTTCATCTTCGGGGAGCCCAGGAAGCTCATCACCCAAGATTTGGTGCAGGAAAAGTACCTGGAGTACCAGCAGGTGGCCAACAGTGATCCTCCACGCTACGAGTTCCTGTGGGGCCCGAGAGCCCACGCTGAGACCAGCAAGATGAGAGTCCTGGAGTTTTTGGCGAAGATCCATGATACCGTCCCCAGCGCCTTCCCCCCGCATTACGAAGAGGCTCTGCGAGATGAGGAAGAGCGAGCCCGAGCCAGAGCCACAGCTGGGGCTGCCTCTACTACCCAGGCCGGTGCGCGTTCCCAGGCCAAGTCcggcctctcctctcctccctag
- the MAGEB3 gene encoding melanoma-associated antigen B3, which yields MPRGQKSKLHTREKRHQAQGGIQHPSSAQATVAKEKAFPSLAPPPFGVLTHREPAARSRSTLKGSQRALSTKPAGVSPSRSYKGATCKIEKKPSSSQAPLTIVQSQGDPLTRATGVLVQFLMHMFKRKKLITKANMLKIVNEKDKHRFLEILRRASFNLEVVFGVDLKEVDSTKHSYILVSKMDLPNNGTISRGRGFPKTGLLMNLLGVIFMKGNCATEENIWEFLNKMGLFAGKRHFIFGEPKKLITQDLVKLKYLEYRQVANSDPARYEFLWGPRAHAETSKMKVLEFWAKINHTVPSAFHSWYEEALRDEEERVKATVTRQAETGAMARECSRECLAEPPTPN from the coding sequence ATGCCTCGGGGACAAAAGAGTAAGCTCCACACCCGTGAGAAACGCCACCAAGCCCAAGGTGGGATCCAGCATCCGAGCAGTGCTCAGGCCACTGTAGCCAAGGAGAAAGCCTTCCCCTCCTTGGCCCCTCCGCCCTTTGGTGTTCTTACTCACAGAGAACCTGCAGCTAGGTCACGTAGCACTCTCAAGGGGTCTCAGAGAGCCCTATCCACCAAGCCTGCAGGCGTTTCTCCCTCAAGATCATATAAAGGAGCCACCTGCAAAATTGAGAAAAAGCCAAGTTCTTCCCAGGCCCCACTCACCATTGTGCAGTCTCAAGGAGACCCTTTAACCAGAGCAACGGGTGTTTTGGTGCAGTTCCTGATGCATATGTTCAAAAGGAAAAAGCTCATCACGAAAGCCAATATGCTGAAGATTGTCAATGAAAAGGACAAACATCGCTTCCTTGAGATCCTCAGAAGAGCCTCTTTCAATTTGGAAGTGGTTTTTGGTGTTGACTTAAAGGAAGTTGATTCTACCAAGCATTCCTATATCCTGGTCAGTAAGATGGACCTCCCTAACAATGGGACTATAAGCCGTGGCAGAGGATTTCCCAAGACCGGTCTTCTGATGAATCTTCTGGGTGTGATCTTCATGAAGGGCAACTGTGCCACGGAAGAGAACATCTGGGAGTTCCTGAATAAGATGGGACTCTTCGCGGGGAAGCGGCATTTCATATTTGGGGAACCCAAGAAGCTCATCACCCAGGATTTGGTGAAGCTTAAGTACCTGGAGTACCGGCAGGTGGCCAACAGTGATCCCGCACGCTACGAGTTCCTGTGGGGTCCCAGAGCCCACGCCGAGACCAGCAAGATGAAGGTGCTGGAGTTTTGGGCCAAGATTAATCATACCGTCCCCAGTGCCTTCCACTCCTGGTATGAAGAGGCTCTGCGAGATGAGGAAGAACGAGTCAAAGCCACGGTTACACGACAGGCTGAGACAGGTGCCATGGCCCGTGAATGTTCCAGGGAATGTCTAGCAGAACCTCCCACACCTAATTAA